A single genomic interval of Aedes aegypti strain LVP_AGWG chromosome 1, AaegL5.0 Primary Assembly, whole genome shotgun sequence harbors:
- the LOC5569926 gene encoding sorting nexin-25, producing the protein MRIIYWLGVFGTVIGATALYWPPFVYIFLFVLYSVILIALAIFGTIYVHYKLTTKESRPYTREDLPTNVLYNATKSQLFDSPSPPKSGTNLPIIFGRTVDGLLQQIIGNAMRDIVSPALEEIVANPRRIIDLLKEDIWLGIDKLHERASRIDAPKMIAVDFVLKATVHLEKIRIAQARAAEMGTDPVFGTSSYLATQEKELEFLKKICEILIIFLLPRGYSLSPIKDLLSEVVSYKVLFPVIRLVTSPDFINQQIVECIETKLVAVAIHKRSYEYAANFEDFLKVINGSATMDELHSIRGSIVSDIMQATTMQNLQRTRGFDSEMFVGKSASGNNSGDSESNPSRAEITASLKLKKYIQQLSFAKSQCEKCLSKLGWDGNVSNEIDLSILDILSTVAGRRHFMVFLEPLKASSLVGFYTTVEELKHAPKSSWHQLGAEIFYTYIRCPNSEIPVDKATRKKMESFLVGDSGTDVFFEVQRDCLITLEEKYYQPFLLSEEYTKLKSSLTQEDFKEITLSTYLSSSTESQDETASNASSASGDVDPVIMDLSNHSTYARTKLEQLDEKLSNKNQALDALKQSLKPDSKLLSILEKEIDWLKGEKRQLEAHLLRTEVWGEYLGKWRAIVESVDFSDDKEPQPQFMIVVQVDEVNDCGKEDVATAMDAADSISTGWVVVRSLAQFHDLHRKLRPMCSDLKTIDLPSNNAFKLFLLKNDKSLLEKSKQQIQKYLNFILEDDHLNQSEALYEFLSPSSEKLKQSANPSPSKKQSKFSLATLFKANSEKLDQFWGPHFRLNTADFPDDDQVSMYLEGSAENGAAKSQQDPDAKDSIAEPLYSLLGEIFDMGGVFKWLRRSLISFVQITYGQTINRQIRESINYLFEEPMLHTYASAVLKTYWPGGVLTIKSMDRSEDQQEMTMNAAKSLLLDNIPDLLCNLIGAQNARNGIMKLFDNAQNPLYNKQLFYDILEILMLELFPEIRQLKVPPSVTAVAVVGGSAVSTPTHAGHAQTIGGSSAQATPTRIISRN; encoded by the exons CCATCTTCGGCACCATCTACGTCCACTATAAGCTAACGACCAAGGAGTCCCGCCCGTACACCCGCGAAGACCTACCCACCAATGTCCTCTACAACGCTACCAAGTCACAACTTTTCGATTCTCCATCACCTCCCAAATCCGGCACCAACCTACCGATCATCTTCGGACGAACCGTCGATGGCCTACTGCAGCAGATCATCGGGAACGCCATGCGCGATATCGTCAGCCCAGCCCTGGAGGAAATCGTGGCCAATCCACGGCGGATCATCGATCTGCTGAAGGAAGACATCTGGCTGGGAATCGATAAGCTGCATGAGCGAGCGTCCCGAATCGATGCCCCCAAAATGATCGCCGTTGATTTCGTTCTGAAGGCTACGGTGCACTTGGAGAAGATACGGATCGCTCAGGCAAGGGCCGCCGAGATGGGAACGGATCCGGTGTTTGGGACGTCTTCCTATCTGGCGACACAAGAAAAGGAgctggaatttttgaagaagatTTGCGAGATCCTGATCATATTTTTGCTACCCCGAGGGTACTCGCTATCGCCGATCAAGGATTTGCTGAGCGAGGTGGTATCGTATAAGGTGCTGTTTCCGGTGATCAGGCTGGTGACCTCGCCGGATTTTATCAACCAACAAATTGTGGAGTGCATCGAGACGAAGCTGGTGGCGGTGGCGATTCACAAGAGAAGCTACGAGTATGCGGCAAACTTTGAGGATTTCTTGAAGGTGATCAACGGAAGCGCAACGATGGACGAACTGCACTCGATCCGGGGAAGCATCGTGAGCGACATCATGCAGGCGACGACGATGCAAAATCTGCAGAGGACGAGGGGCTTCGACAGCGAAATGTTCGTTGGGAAGAGTGCTAGTGG TAATAACTCCGGTGACTCGGAGAGCAATCCATCGCGAGCGGAGATTACggcatcattgaagttgaaGAAGTACATTCAACAACTGTCATTCGCAAAGAGCCAATGCGAAAAATGTCTGTCCAAACTTGGATGGGACGGGAACGTGAGCAACGAGATTGATCTCTCCATACTGGACATTCTCTCCACCGTTGCCGGCAGAAGACACTTTATGGTCTTCCTCGAACCACTGAAGGCTTCTTCACTGGTAGGATTTTACACGACCGTTGAAGAGCTGAAACACGCTCCAAAGAGCTCGTGGCATCAACTGGGGGCAGAGATCTTCTATACTTACATACGATGCCCTAACTCGGAGATTCCTGTAGATAAAGCCACTCGAAAGAAAATGGAGTCGTTCTTGGTGGGAGACAGTGGAACTGACGTCTTCTTCGAAGTTCAACGCGACTGTTTGATAACGTTGGAAGAAAAGTACTACCAGCCGTTTTTGCTTAGTGAGGAATATACCAAACTGAAGAGCTCGCTGACTCAGGAAGACTTCAAAGAAATCACCTTGAGCACATATCTGTCTTCCAGTACGGAAAGTCAAGATGAGACGGCGTCCAATGCTTCCTCGGCCAGCGGAGACGTAGATCCGGTGATCATGGATTTGAGTAACCATTCTACCTACGCTAGGACAAAGCTGGAACAGTTGGATGAAAAGTTATCCAACAAGAATCAGGCGTTAGATGCTTTGAAGCAATCGCTGAAACCTGACTCGAAGCTTCTATCGATTCTAGAGAAGGAGATCGATTGGTTGAAGGGAGAGAAGCGCCAACTGGAGGCGCATCTTTTGAGAACCGAAGTTTGGGGTGAATACCTCGGGAAGTGGCGTGCCATAGTGGAGAGTGTAGACTTTTCGGACGACAAGGAACCTCAACCACAGTTCATGATAGTTGTCCAAGTGGACGAAGTGAATGACTGTGGTAAAGAGGACGTAGCTACTGCGATGGACGCCGCCGACAGCATCTCTACGGGTTGGGTCGTTGTCCGATCATTGGCTCAATTTCACGATCTGCATCGTAAGCTTCGACCGATGTGTTCCGATCTGAAAACAATTGATCTTCCATCGAACAACGCATTCAAGTTGTTTCTGTTGAAGAACGACAAATCTCTACTGGAAAAGTCCAAACAGCAGATTCAAAAATATCTCAACTTCATCCTGGAGGATGACCACCTCAACCAAAGCGAAGCACTGTACGAATTCTTGAGTCCAAGTTCGGAGAAGCTGAAGCAGAGTGCGAATCCGTCACCGTCCAAGAAGCAGTCCAAGTTTTCGTTGGCAACACTGTTCAAGGCTAACAGCGAAAAGCTTGACCAATTCTGGGGTCCACACTTCCGGTTGAACACTGCGGATTTCCCTGACGATGATCAG gtatccatgtacttgGAGGGATCAGCTGAAAACGGGGCAGCCAAGTCGCAACAGGACCCAGACGCCAAGGACTCAATTGCTGAACCGCTGTATTCTCTCCTCGGTGAAATATTCGACATGGGCGGTGTCTTCAAGTGGCTCCGCCGCAGTTTGATCTCGTTCGTTCAAATCACCTACGGTCAAACCATCAATCGTCAGATCCGGGAATCGATCAACTATCTCTTCGAAGAACCCATGCTGCACACCTACGCATCGGCCGTTCTGAAAACCTATTGGCCCGGCGGAGTCCTTACCATAAAATCCATGGACCGCTCTGAAGACCAACAGGAAATGACGATGAATGCCGCCAAGTCCCTATTGCTGGACAACATTCCCGATCTGCTGTGCAATCTCATCGGTGCTCAGAACGCCCGCAACGGCATAATGAAGCTGTTCGACAACGCCCAGAATCCACTGTACAACAAGCAACTGTTCTACGACATCTTGGAAATCCTCATGCTCGAACTTTTCCCCGAGATCCGACAGCTGAAGGTCCCACCGAGTGTGACGGCTGTGGCAGTTGTGGGAGGCTCGGCCGTCTCAACTCCAACGCATGCTGGCCATGCTCAAACCATTGGAGGATCTTCGGCCCAAGCCACCCCGACACGAATCATATCAAGAAATTGA